In one Pseudomonas tensinigenes genomic region, the following are encoded:
- a CDS encoding alpha/beta hydrolase — MRETPVVIDGPVGQIEALYLDNEQPRGIALICHPNPVQGGTMLNKVVSTLQRTARDAGLITLRFNYRGVGASEGSHDMGTGEVDDALAAAAWLREKHPDLPLTLFGFSFGGFVAASLGGRLEAQGVQLKHLFMVAPAVMRLGEQDQLPQQGELTVIQPETDEVIDPQLVYDWSEKLQRPHELLKVAECGHFFHGKLTDLKDLILPRLSN; from the coding sequence ATGCGTGAAACCCCTGTAGTGATTGATGGCCCAGTCGGCCAAATCGAAGCTTTGTACCTCGACAACGAGCAGCCGCGCGGCATCGCGCTGATCTGTCATCCGAACCCGGTGCAGGGCGGCACCATGCTCAACAAGGTCGTCTCGACCCTGCAGCGCACCGCGCGCGACGCGGGCCTGATCACCTTGCGCTTCAACTATCGCGGCGTTGGTGCCAGCGAAGGTTCGCACGACATGGGCACCGGCGAGGTCGACGATGCTCTGGCTGCCGCTGCATGGCTGCGTGAAAAACACCCGGATCTGCCACTGACCCTGTTCGGTTTCTCCTTCGGCGGATTTGTTGCAGCAAGTCTCGGCGGCCGTCTCGAAGCCCAAGGCGTGCAGCTCAAGCACCTGTTCATGGTCGCCCCGGCGGTGATGCGCTTGGGCGAGCAGGATCAACTGCCGCAACAGGGCGAACTTACGGTGATCCAGCCGGAAACCGACGAAGTCATCGATCCGCAACTGGTTTACGACTGGTCGGAAAAACTCCAGCGCCCCCATGAGCTGCTGAAAGTGGCAGAATGCGGACACTTTTTTCATGGCAAGCTGACCGATCTCAAGGATCTGATCCTGCCGCGTCTCTCGAATTGA
- a CDS encoding YhcB family protein, protein MEHSLLVWLLPTLALVVGVAIGFLIARVAPNAAPSRTQRQLDDIQERFDSYQNEVVTHFNSTAMLVKKLTQSYQEVQDHLAEGANRLALDEQTRQRLIAALHADAAVAPRERLTPPRDQEPPRDYAPKTPNSPGMLDEHYGLKK, encoded by the coding sequence GTGGAACACTCGCTCTTAGTTTGGTTGTTACCGACTCTTGCCCTGGTTGTAGGTGTCGCCATTGGATTCCTGATCGCGCGCGTTGCGCCGAACGCCGCGCCGAGCCGTACGCAGCGTCAACTGGATGATATCCAGGAGCGTTTCGACAGTTATCAAAACGAGGTGGTCACCCACTTCAACAGCACCGCGATGCTGGTCAAGAAGCTGACCCAGAGCTATCAGGAAGTGCAGGATCATCTCGCCGAGGGCGCCAATCGTCTGGCCCTGGACGAGCAGACCCGCCAGCGCCTGATCGCTGCCCTGCACGCCGACGCGGCAGTCGCGCCACGCGAACGCCTGACGCCACCGCGCGATCAGGAGCCGCCGCGCGACTACGCACCGAAGACCCCGAACTCGCCGGGCATGCTCGATGAGCATTACGGGTTGAAGAAGTAA
- a CDS encoding OmpA family protein: MFTKRRLIIVATAVALLSGCASPNPYDNQGQADGGSQGMSKTAKYGGLGALAGALAGAAIDHNNRGKGALIGAAVVGASAAGYGYYADQQEKKLRASMANTGVEVQRQGDQIKLIMPGNITFATDSANIASSFYQPLNNLAGSLKEFSQNQIEIVGYTDSTGSRQHNMDLSQRRAQSVATYLTSQGVSGANLSARGAGPDNPIASNGDVNGRAQNRRVEVNLKAIPGQQYGGQQQQQPGTVQQYP; encoded by the coding sequence ATGTTCACCAAGCGTCGTTTGATTATTGTCGCTACTGCCGTGGCCTTGCTGTCCGGCTGCGCCTCGCCCAACCCGTATGACAATCAGGGCCAGGCCGACGGTGGCTCGCAAGGCATGAGCAAAACCGCCAAGTACGGTGGCCTCGGTGCTCTGGCCGGTGCGCTGGCCGGTGCTGCCATCGACCACAACAACCGCGGTAAAGGTGCCTTGATTGGTGCCGCCGTGGTGGGTGCGTCCGCTGCCGGTTACGGTTACTACGCCGATCAGCAGGAAAAGAAACTGCGCGCGAGCATGGCCAACACTGGCGTTGAAGTGCAGCGCCAGGGCGATCAGATCAAGCTGATCATGCCAGGCAACATCACATTCGCTACCGATTCGGCGAACATTGCCTCCAGCTTCTACCAGCCGCTGAACAACCTCGCGGGCTCGTTGAAGGAGTTCAGCCAGAACCAGATCGAAATCGTTGGCTACACCGACAGCACGGGCAGCCGCCAGCACAACATGGACCTGTCGCAACGACGTGCGCAGAGCGTGGCGACCTACCTGACTTCGCAAGGTGTCAGCGGTGCCAACCTGTCGGCCCGTGGCGCCGGTCCGGATAACCCGATTGCCAGCAACGGTGACGTGAATGGCCGGGCGCAGAACCGTCGCGTTGAAGTTAACCTGAAGGCGATTCCGGGTCAGCAGTATGGTGGTCAGCAGCAACAGCAGCCGGGTACGGTTCAGCAGTATCCGTAA